Genomic segment of Clostridium sp. Marseille-P299:
CACGATGCCCGGAGCATATGTAGCTTTCGTTAACTACAATCCTACAAAAGGAATTTTTGGAAGTGAATTCGTAGGATTCAAAAATTTCGAGTTTTTAATTAAAAATGGTGACCTTTGGAGAATAACAAAAAATACATTACTTTATAATTTGGTCTTTTTAATTCTAAGTCATTCTCTGCAAATTATAATGGCTATTATGTTATCTGAAATAACCGCAAAGGTATTTAAGAAAGTATCACAGTCAGTAATTTTATTACCACACTTTATTTCTTATGTAATCGTTGGAGTGTTTGCGTATAACTTTTTTAATTATGATAATGGATTTATAAATTCCATATTAGTAAATCTAGGAATGGAACGATTTTCTTTTTATAACAGTCCTGGGATATGGAAGTACATAATTGTATTCTTCTACTTATGGAAGTCTACAGGATACGGTATGATTGTATATTTGGCAGCTATTACAGGGATTAGCCATGAGATTTATGAAGCTGCGTATATTGATGGGGCTAGTCGCTTACAGAGAATTCGTTACGTGACGGTTCCACTTTTAAAGCCAACCTTTGTTTTATTAGTATTATTTGGTTTGGGAGGAATTTTAAGAGGATCATTTGATTTGTTTTATAACCTCATCGGTACCAATTCACTCCTTTATCATTCAACAGATATTATTGATACTTATGTATACCGTAGCTTAATTGGTTCTTTTAATTTCTCTTCAAGTGCTGCTGTAGGTTTGTATCAGTCGGTGTTCGGATTGATATTAGTTCTAACCATTAATTTTATTGTTCGAAAAATAGAACCAGATAGTGCGTTATTTTAATGAAAGGAGGTACAAGATGAAGACAAGTCATCAAAAAGGTAATACCATCAAAATGAGCAGAAGTAATAGAAATTTGAATGTGATTTGTTATGGGGTAATTGGAATTTTTGCAATCATTTGCCTTTTTCCATTTGCATTAATGATCACCT
This window contains:
- a CDS encoding ABC transporter permease; the encoded protein is MKIKRNIHIFGKEVRKNWVMFLMLLPAIVYFIIFSYITMPGAYVAFVNYNPTKGIFGSEFVGFKNFEFLIKNGDLWRITKNTLLYNLVFLILSHSLQIIMAIMLSEITAKVFKKVSQSVILLPHFISYVIVGVFAYNFFNYDNGFINSILVNLGMERFSFYNSPGIWKYIIVFFYLWKSTGYGMIVYLAAITGISHEIYEAAYIDGASRLQRIRYVTVPLLKPTFVLLVLFGLGGILRGSFDLFYNLIGTNSLLYHSTDIIDTYVYRSLIGSFNFSSSAAVGLYQSVFGLILVLTINFIVRKIEPDSALF